DNA from Demetria terragena DSM 11295:
TGCGAGGTGGTGAGAGCGGCGCGGGGAGCGCGCAGGAAGCCGCCAGCACGTTCGTTGATTCGTTGGAAAAAAACGACGCCACGCGCGCGACGCAGTTCATCGTGCCAGCGGAGTCCACCGGCCTGCCGGCGCTGATGAATGAAGGCGCTAAGAAGGCTCAGGAAGGCGAAGGCCGCGAGAAGGAAGCCTCACCCAATGACCTCCTCGCGGGTGTCACCATCAAAACCACCGGGGCGAAGACGACCGTGAGTGACCTTCCGGTGCCCGCCGACGGTGTGAAGAAGGTCGAGTTCACCGGCGGTTCGGTGAAGGCCAGTTATGACCCGGCTAAGGCAGATCCGCTGATGAAGGACTTCATCAAGAGCATGGGCGGCGAGAACAAGAAGTCCAGCGAATCTGGGTCGATTGCCGACGCCCGCAAGGAAACGGGCCACAACCCCTACGTTGTGGTCGTCAAGGATGGGGACTCTTGGTACGTCTCGCCGACTTACACCGTCTTGGAGCAAATGGCTCAGGAAGAGGGCGTGAAGCCGGCCGCTGGCACGGTCAAGACCGAGAGTTTCTCCTCGCCGAAGGCCGCGGCTCAGGCCTACATGAAGGCCACCGTCGACGGCGCGAACGCCGGAGATCCGGATGCGGTGTTGAAGACGCTGTCACCGTATGAGGCCCAGTTAATGAAGCGCTACCGGCCATTGCTGGACAAGGAAACCGGCGGCGAGGCGCCGCAGGAGAAAGTGAAGCTCACCTCGAACGAGTTCGAAGAGCCGACCAATGAGGGCGATCGGATGCGGATTCGGCCCAAGAATGTCACTCTTGCCGCCGAGTCCGGAGACTCCGGGGAATCCTTGACCATCAAGGGCGGATGCCTCGTCATCGAGGGCGAGTCGTCCTGCACCGAGAGCAAGTTCGGGCGTTTGCTGGACAAGCACGCCAAGGGCTTCGTGGTGAAGGAAGGCTCCGACGGCTGGAACGTCCTGCAAGGCGCCAGTTCGATCGCGATCGTCACGGACTTCATCAAGGGCGCCTCCCGCGCCGACCTGGAGGACGTCTCCAAGGAGGTCTGATCGGTCCTCGTGGTCGGTCGCGGCTCCGGGCCTGCCATGCTGAGGCTCTCCTGAGAGAGGACTTCCTATGGCGCCAGCAGTCACGACCGACCAACTTTTCGCCCTCGATTCACTGATTTCTGATGACGAGCGCGACATCACCGCAGCAGTCCGCCGATTTGTCGATCAGCGGGTGAAGCCCGACATCGGCGAGTGGTTCGAGCAAGGGACTATCCCGGCCCGCGAACTCGCGCGTGAGCTCGGCGAACTCGGCGTTCTTGGCATGCACCTGGAGGGCTACGGCTGCGCCGGTCTGTCGTCGGTAAGTTACGGGCTGGCGTGCCAGGAGTTGGAGGCCGGAGATTCCGGCATCCGCAGTCTGGTGTCGGTCCAGGGCTCGCTCGCGATGTATGCCATCCATGCCTACGGTTCGGAAGAGCAGAAGCAGGAGTGGCTGCCGCGGATGGCGGCGGGCGAGGCGATTGGGTGCTTCGGCCTCACCGAGCCGGACTTTGGGTCTAACCCGGCGGGCATGCGTACTCGCGCGGTGCGGGACGGCGACGACTGGGTGCTGAATGGCACCAAGATGTGGATCACCAACGGGGCCATCGCCGATGTTGCGGTCGTGTGGGCACAAACCAGTGACTCACCGCGCGACATTCGCGGCTTCGTGGTTCCCACGGCCACGCCGGGATTCAGCGCGCCAGAGATCACAAAGAAGATGTCTTTGCGGGCCTCGGTCACCGCGGAGTTGGTGTTGGAGGACGTACGGCTCCCCGCCGATGCGGTGCTACCAGAAGTCAGCGGACTGGGTGGGCCGCTCGGGTGCCTGACCGAAGCCCGCTTCGGGATTATCTTCGGCGCGATGGGCGCGGCGCGTGATTGCCTGGAGACCGCGGTCTCCTACGCCCAAGACCGGATGGTCTTTGATAAGCCGCTCGCGGCCTATCAGTTGACCCAGGCCAAACTCGCCGACATGGCTCTGGAGCTCGGCAAGGGCCAGTTGCTCGCGCTGCACCTTGGCCGGATCAAAGACGCCGGCACCATCCGCCCGGAGCAGGTCAGCCTCGGCAAACTCAACAACGTGCGCGAAGCGATCGCGATCGCCCGTGAGTGTCGAACAATCCTCGGCGCCAACGGAATTACGTTGGAATACCCCGTGATTCGGCACGCCAACAACCTGGAGTCGGTGTTGACCTATGAGGGCACCTCCGAGGTGCACCAGCTGGTCATCGGAAAGGCACTGACGGGTTCAGCAGCCTTCCGCTGAGTGACCCCATCGGTCACTTGTGGTCAGTGATGAGCCGCCCCAGCATCTCGCGATGACCCCATCGGTCAGTTGTGGTGCCTGATGGGGCGTATGCATTTGCTCCCTGTGGACATCGCTCCGCGAGTTGTTCCTGGGCAAGACTCGACGCATGGACCTTCGCCACCCTTTCACGCGGGCTGAGGGGTACGCCGCCGGTCTGACCGACAGGGACTTCCGCCGCCAGGAGGTGGTGTCGTTGTTCCGCAACGTATGGATTGCCGCCGACGTCGAACTCACGCCCCGGGTGCTCGCGGCGGCTGCTTTACGGGCAGTGCCAGCGGGTTCGTTTCTGTGCCACCGAACCGCCGGCATCTTGCTCGGGTCCGGGGCCGAGGTCGCGGGCGTGGTTGACGTCGGGTCGGTCGGTGATCAGCGATCGCGTCTCAGTGGGATCGAGAGCCACCGCTATCGCGAGCCGCCCGAAACGATGATGCTCGGGCGGCTTCCAGTGACCAGCCCGGCACAGACCTTCGTCGATCTCGCCGCGACGTGCTCACTCGTGGAGTTGGTCACCACCGGAGATCAACTGGTGGCCTCTCGTAGGACGACTCCACGACAACTGATGGCCGTCGCGGATGGCGCCCGTACTCGCGGCGCGCGGACGGCTCGCCAAGCAGCGAGGTTGGTGCGGCCGGGAGTCGAGTCTCGGATGGAAACGGCTGCCAGATTGCTGCTGGTGCTCGCCGGGCTTCCCGAGCCGGTAGTCAACCTCCGCGTCCAGGACGGCAGTGGCCGAGCGCGACGGGTCGACCTCGGGTATCCGGAGTTTAAGGTCGCAGTGGAGTACGACGGGCGACATCACATCGAGCGTGAAACCCAGTGGCGCAACGACATCGTGCGCCGCGAGGACATCGAAGCGCTGGGGTGGCGGTTCATCGTTCTCACTTCAGCGGATGTCTTCGTGACACCGGGACGCTCGGTCGACCGAGTGGCTGCGGTGCTGCGCTCGCGGGGCGCCGTCGTCACGCCGCGGTCCACGTGGCGGCTGCACTTCGCTGGTCGCCCGCAGGCTAGCTGAGTGACAACAGGTGACCGATGGGGTCAGGTACGACGCAATCTGGCCACCCCAGCGACCACAAGTGACCGATGGGGTCAGGATTCTTCCTGGGCCACCTTGGCGCGTACCTCGTCCATGTCGAGCGCGCGCACCTGGCTGATCAGGTCGTCCAGCGCTGCCGGAGGCAGGGCTCCTGGCTGTGCGTGCAACAGGATGCCGTCCCGGAAGACCATGACCGTCGGGATGGAGGAGATCCCGAGAGCGCCCGACAACTCCTGTTGATCCTCAGTGTCGACCTTGCCGAAGGTGATGTCGGAGTTGTCTTCCTTAAGTGAAGCCGACTCATATACCGGAGCGAACTGCTTGCACGGACCGCACCAGTCGGCCCAGAAATCAACGAGCACGATGCCGCCGTCCTGGATGGTGGGCTGGAAAGTGTCGGCGGTAAGCGCCTGCGTGGACATTGATGCTCCTGCACGTCGGTGAATAGTCGTCCGGCAGGTACAACGCATAGAGGCATAGGTTGTTCCAGTGAGGACTCCCACCCGCGCGGACGGCGACGGAAGCCTGTGGATTGCGCTGGGGATGTCAGCCGGTCCCTTGGTGGCCCTGGGCCTGGCGCGGTTTGCGTACGCGCTCCTGCTGCCCGCGATGCGGGACGACCTGGGCTGGTCCTATTCCGCGGCCGGCACCCTCAACACCGCGAATGCCGCGGGCTATCTGATCGGCGCCCTCATCGCGGCCCCACTGGCGGCACGGGTCGGGGCGAGAAGGTGTTTCGTCGCTGGCATGGCGGTCACTGCGGTGATGTTGTTGGCCACCGCCGCGACCGACTCGTTGCTGCTTCTGGGGGTGATCCGGGTGCTGGCCGGAGTGTCGGGTGCCTTGAGTTTTGTGCTCGGCGGTGGCCTGGTCGCCGAAGCTAGCCACGGCGCGAGCAAGGGTCGAGCTGCCGTCATGCTGGGGCTCTATTTCGGCGGCGCTGGCCTGGGTATCGTGCTGGCCGGGCTGCTGGTGCCCGCGGTCCTGTCCGGAGTAGACAGCTGGCGTCTCGGGTGGGTGACGCTGGCGGTGATTGCCGCGGTGGCGACTGTCGTCGTGCTTCCCGTGGTCCGCCGGATATCGGACCCGAAGCCACCAGTGGCAGGGTCGCCGCGATGGGACCGTCGAGCCATCGCGGCGGTGGTGGCGGCATATACCTGCTTCGGGTTGGGCTACATCGCGTACCTGACCTTCGTCATCGCGTTGCTCACCGAGCGCGGCTTCGGCACGGTGGAGGTTGCCGCATTCTGGGCCGTCGTCGGAGTCGCGGCGTTCGCCTCAGGATTCGTCTGGGGTCCAGTTCTGGGTCATCAGCCTGGCGGGCGCGGAATGGCCCTGATCATGGCGGTGCTCGCCGTCGGCACGGCGCTACCCGTCTGGTGGGAGAACCCGGCCACGACCTACCTCAGCGGCCTCTTGGTCGGAGGTACCTTCATCTCCGTCGTCACAGCGATGACGGTCGCGGTACGACAGTCGTTGCCCCAACCCCACTGGACCGCTGGAATGGCCTATGCCACCGTCGGGTTTGGCCTCGGCCAAACGGTAGGGCCGGTCTTGACTGGATGGGTGAGTGACCACTTCGAGAGTCTGACGAGCGGGTTCGTGGTCTCAGCCGTACTCCTCGTCGTGGGTGTCGCCTTCGCGCTCGCTCAACCAGACCGGCGGAGTTCTCCGAGCGACGCCGCGGCATAGGCCACGGCACGGGCCGACCGGATGAGTCGCCGGTTGGAGGCATGCCGGCCCATGGTGAGAACCGTGCTGGTGGTCGCCCTTCCGTCGACCAGGAGCGGTCGGCGTCGGGTCACCTGCATGCCGTACTGGGAGAACTCGGCCGCAAAATCCCATGGAAAGGCGTGCCGCCCGAGATAGGCAGGCTCGTCGATCGTGACGATCTTGGGTGCCAGCCGGGCCAGGGTGCCGAACAGGTGGGCGCTGTCTGGGTGGGTGTGGCGCAGGGTGCGTACCGCGACGATCAGCGCGAATGAGTCGTTTTCGTAGGCCGCGAGTACGTCTTCGGCGGGGCCGACTAAGACCTCAACATCACGCAGTTGCGGATGCAGCTCCCGCATCCGCTCCACCGCGAGCGGGTTGATCTCAACTCCGGTCACGTTCGTGACGCCATGATCGACCAGTGCCGCGAGGGTGGAGCCAAGCCCGCTGCCGACCTCGAGTACGCGATCAGCCGGGCCGAGTTCGCCCGCGTGTCTCAGGACGGCCGCGACGGATGCCTCGGTGTAGGGCAAGGGGGCGACGGGGCGGTCAGGATCGGTCCAGAACAGGCGCTGCCAGCGCAACGACTGCATGGCCGGGCGCCGGATGAGGAGGCGACTCGTCTGCGGGTAGCGGGCGACCACCGCGTCGCGATGCGGACGCACCCGGCGTTTGAGGACCTCGCTGGTCCGCCAAAGTATCCGCTGCATTCCCCACATGCGCGCTAGTCCACGCCAGGGGCAGCCACGGCGCAAGGTTCTGACCAAATTCGTGACCTTCGACAGACGAGATTCGTCCGCTGACCTGATTCCCCGCGTCAGCACCTGACACACTCAGGGACGTGGACTTCTACTCGTCTTATGCACAAGGTTTTGCGCGGATTGCTGCCTGCACCGGGCCCGTACGTCTCGCTGATCCGCACGCCAATGCCGAGTCGATCCTGACTCAGGCGAAGGCATGTCACGAAGACTCGGTCGCGGTGGCGATCTTTCCCGAGATGGGTCTCACCGGGTATGCCATCGATGACCTCTTGCTGCAGGAGACCCTCCTGGCGGAGACGACGGCTGCACTGACGGACCTGGTCACGGCGAGCGCGGACCTCCTACCCGTACTGGTGGTCGGAGCGCCATTGCGGAAGGGATCGCGCCTGTTCAACTGCGCGATCGTGATTCATCGCGGGCAGATCCTGGGGGTCGCGCCGAAGTCGTACCTTCCGAACTATCGCGAGTTCTACGAGAAGCGGCATTTTGCTCCCGGCGACGACCAGCGGGGCGCGACCATCGAATGCGGTGGTCGCGAGGTGCCATTCGGTCCGGACCTGCTGTTCCGCGCCACCGATCTGCCGGGGCTGACCCTGCACGTCGAGGTGTGCGAGGACCTCTGGGTGCCCATCCCGCCGTCGACGGAGGCGGCGCTCGCGGGCGCCACAGTGCTGGCCAACCTGTCGGCGTCGCCCATCACCGTGGGCCGTGCCGATGACCGTCACCTCCTCGCCCGAGCGCAATCCGCCCGCTGCCTCGCGGCCTATGCCTATACGGCCGCTGGCGAGGGTGAATCGACGACCGACCTGTCCTGGGACGGGATGACGATGGTGTACGAAGGCGGCGAACTCCTCGGCGAGACAACGCGTTTCCCGACCGAGGTGGCGGCGACGGTGGTCGACGTCGACCTTGACCGGCT
Protein-coding regions in this window:
- a CDS encoding acyl-CoA dehydrogenase family protein is translated as MAPAVTTDQLFALDSLISDDERDITAAVRRFVDQRVKPDIGEWFEQGTIPARELARELGELGVLGMHLEGYGCAGLSSVSYGLACQELEAGDSGIRSLVSVQGSLAMYAIHAYGSEEQKQEWLPRMAAGEAIGCFGLTEPDFGSNPAGMRTRAVRDGDDWVLNGTKMWITNGAIADVAVVWAQTSDSPRDIRGFVVPTATPGFSAPEITKKMSLRASVTAELVLEDVRLPADAVLPEVSGLGGPLGCLTEARFGIIFGAMGAARDCLETAVSYAQDRMVFDKPLAAYQLTQAKLADMALELGKGQLLALHLGRIKDAGTIRPEQVSLGKLNNVREAIAIARECRTILGANGITLEYPVIRHANNLESVLTYEGTSEVHQLVIGKALTGSAAFR
- a CDS encoding endonuclease domain-containing protein, with translation MDLRHPFTRAEGYAAGLTDRDFRRQEVVSLFRNVWIAADVELTPRVLAAAALRAVPAGSFLCHRTAGILLGSGAEVAGVVDVGSVGDQRSRLSGIESHRYREPPETMMLGRLPVTSPAQTFVDLAATCSLVELVTTGDQLVASRRTTPRQLMAVADGARTRGARTARQAARLVRPGVESRMETAARLLLVLAGLPEPVVNLRVQDGSGRARRVDLGYPEFKVAVEYDGRHHIERETQWRNDIVRREDIEALGWRFIVLTSADVFVTPGRSVDRVAAVLRSRGAVVTPRSTWRLHFAGRPQAS
- the trxA gene encoding thioredoxin, with protein sequence MSTQALTADTFQPTIQDGGIVLVDFWADWCGPCKQFAPVYESASLKEDNSDITFGKVDTEDQQELSGALGISSIPTVMVFRDGILLHAQPGALPPAALDDLISQVRALDMDEVRAKVAQEES
- a CDS encoding YbfB/YjiJ family MFS transporter — protein: MRTPTRADGDGSLWIALGMSAGPLVALGLARFAYALLLPAMRDDLGWSYSAAGTLNTANAAGYLIGALIAAPLAARVGARRCFVAGMAVTAVMLLATAATDSLLLLGVIRVLAGVSGALSFVLGGGLVAEASHGASKGRAAVMLGLYFGGAGLGIVLAGLLVPAVLSGVDSWRLGWVTLAVIAAVATVVVLPVVRRISDPKPPVAGSPRWDRRAIAAVVAAYTCFGLGYIAYLTFVIALLTERGFGTVEVAAFWAVVGVAAFASGFVWGPVLGHQPGGRGMALIMAVLAVGTALPVWWENPATTYLSGLLVGGTFISVVTAMTVAVRQSLPQPHWTAGMAYATVGFGLGQTVGPVLTGWVSDHFESLTSGFVVSAVLLVVGVAFALAQPDRRSSPSDAAA
- a CDS encoding class I SAM-dependent methyltransferase, which codes for MQRILWRTSEVLKRRVRPHRDAVVARYPQTSRLLIRRPAMQSLRWQRLFWTDPDRPVAPLPYTEASVAAVLRHAGELGPADRVLEVGSGLGSTLAALVDHGVTNVTGVEINPLAVERMRELHPQLRDVEVLVGPAEDVLAAYENDSFALIVAVRTLRHTHPDSAHLFGTLARLAPKIVTIDEPAYLGRHAFPWDFAAEFSQYGMQVTRRRPLLVDGRATTSTVLTMGRHASNRRLIRSARAVAYAAASLGELRRSG